From Watersipora subatra chromosome 2, tzWatSuba1.1, whole genome shotgun sequence, one genomic window encodes:
- the LOC137387170 gene encoding lysophosphatidylcholine acyltransferase 2-like: MPPPVLREKSFMRPTVENPFKFQLKLPWYRKLQMAVATVTIVPVRLLLMCIFTFLAWIITLFLVIGIKEEEILNKPLTGWRRKGRGLVHFWSLANFAAFGVCWRRIGTPSPHAEISALVAAPHSTFLDVMIALLVGRLSEIPYAVSRVENYRIPVIGQLIKLVQPIGVSRTDKDSRHKTIAEIKSRANSKGLWPPFLIFPEGTCTNRQALISFKAGAFIPGKPVQPVLLRYPDSWDSVTWTWEGPGLALIVWMCLCKLWTTLEIEYLPVYHPNEQEQSDPYLYAENVRQIMARALKVPTTDHTFEDCRLMNSAKKANLQVGDALVEFRKMQKKLGISFEQLNELLAKFSDLSHLNKDERKVDIETFSKYFGLPVTDALRELFSLYDRDGSGNIDFREYVIGMSLISEPASADETIRMAFKLFDRGCKGYITRCEFNELLLDSLNADKTAADALFDKVDSLGTGEITFDDFREYAMNKPEYAALFTTYQRLRESLSSGEVIEEPSKPSEKPQTPTKSLGTHLSLTDKKND; this comes from the exons ATGCCTCCACCTGTATTGCGAGAGAAGTCATTTATGAGGCCTACAGTTGAGAATCCATTCAAGTTTCAACTGAAGTTACCATGGTACCGGAAACTGCAG ATGGCTGTTGCTACGGTAACGATTGTACCGGTCCGGCTACTTCTCATGTGCATCTTCACTTTCCTAGCGTGGATAATCACACTCTTCCTCGTCATCGGTATAAAAGAAGAGGAAATATTGAATAAGCCCCTGACAGGCTGGAGGAG GAAGGGAAGAGGCCTCGTGCATTTCTGGTCTTTAGCAAATTTTGCTGCATTTGGAGTTTGCTGGCGACGTATTGGAACTCCCTCTCCTCACGCCGAGATATCAGCTCTCGTCGCTGCTCCCCATTCCACTTTCCTCGATGTCATGATTGCATTGTTGGTCGGCAGGCTGTCAGAGATTCCTTATGCTGTTTCAAGAGTGGAAAACTACCGTATCCCAGTCATAGGCC AATTAATAAAGCTTGTTCAGCCAATAGGTGTGTCAAGGACTGACAAAGACTCGAGACATAAGACGATAGCGGAAATAAAAAGTCGAGCTAACTCCAAGGGGCTATGGCCACCATTTCTTATTTTTCCTGAAGGAACTTGCACTAATAGGCAGGCCCTCATTTCATTCAAAGCTGGTGCTTTTATTCCAGGAAAGCCAGTTCAGCCTGTTTTACTAAGATACCCTGACTCATGG GATTCTGTGACGTGGACATGGGAGGGTCCGGGCCTAGCCCTCATTGTATGGATGTGCTTATGCAAGCTGTGGACCACATTGGAAATTGAATATCTTCCCGTCTATCATCCAAATGAGCAGGAGCAGTCCGACCCGTATTTGTATGCTGAGAACGTGAGACAGATCATGGCTAGAGCTCTCAAG GTGCCCACAACAGACCACACTTTTGAGGATTGTCGTCTTATGAACTCTGCTAAGAAGGCTAATTTGCAAGTCGGGGATGCACTGGTTGAGTTTCGAAAAATGCAGAAGAAACTTGG GATTAGCTTTGAGCAACTTAATGAATTGTTGGCAAAGTTCAGTGATCTGTCACATCTGAATAAGGATGAAAGAAAAGTTGACATCGAGACATTCTCCAAGTACTTTGGCCTTCCTGTCACTGACGCCCTGAGGGAGCTTTTCAGTTTGTATGACAGG GATGGTTCTGGTAACATTGACTTCAGGGAATATGTCATTGGGATGTCTCTCATATCAGAACCAGCTAGCGCTGATGAAACCATACGGATGGCCTTTAAACTGTTTGACCGCGGCTGCAAG GGCTACATCACAAGATGTGAGTTTAACGAGCTGCTATTGGACAGTCTGAATGCTGACAAAACTGCTGCTGACGCTCTCTTTGATAAAGTAGATTCTCTAGGCACTGGGGAGATAACATTTG ATGATTTCAGAGAATACGCTATGAACAAACCTGAATACGCTGCTCTCTTCACCACCTACCAACGACTTAGAGAAAGTTTAAGCTCGGGTGAAGTCATAGAAGAGCCGTCTAAGCCGAGCGAAAAACCTCAGACTCCAACTAAAAGTTTAGGCACCCATCTTAGCTTGACAGACAAGAAGAATGACTGA